From the genome of Sinanaerobacter sp. ZZT-01:
GTAATCATAATCTAAAAGCTTCTCCTTCGCCTGCTCTGACAACATCCACATCTGCTTTCCATATTTCTCATTATGTTTTTCCATAAATCGATTTGTCAGAAGGAGTATGTCGTCACGCCGTTCACGAAGAGGCGGAATATTAATCGGTACAATGTTCAGGCGATAAAAAAGGTCCTTTCTGAATTTTCCACTCTCGATCAATTCCTCTGCCGGTTCATTAATAGTGGCGATGATTCGTACATCAATCGGAATATCTTTTGTTCCGCCGACTGTTCTTATATAATCCTCCTGCAAAACACGCAGTAGCTTTCCCTGAAGCTCATAATGCATAGAATTGATTTCATCTAAAAGTAAAGTTCCCCCATCTGCCTGCTCAAACAATCCAACTCGATCCACAGCACCTGTAAATCCCCCTTTTGCTGTCCCGAATAAAAGACCTTCCAAAAGGTTTGCAGGGAGTGCAGCGCAATTTTGTGCAAGAAATGGTTTATGCTTTCTCGGGCTATCGAAATGAATGCTCTGTGCAATCAGTTCCTTACCGGTACCGGTCTCTCCAAAAATTAATACTGATGCCGAACTTTTTGCAGCCTTCTTTGCAAGTGCAACAGTTTCAGAAAATTTTTCATTCTTACCGTACAAATTATCAAAGTTATATTTTTTAATCTTAAGTTCCTTTGCTTCTTCGGGGCAGTCAATTTCCTTCCTCAATTCTAAAATAGTATGTGACATCTTTTGAATATCCGTAATATTTTTTGCAATTTCAATGGCAGCAATCAATTTACCTTCTACGACCATAGGGAAGGTCGTATTGACAGTGGTAATTTCTTTACCATCCTTATTCAAATAAGTCTGTTCTTTCTTTAAAGTGGCCTTGCGGTGCAATATCGCTTTCATTAGCGTACTTTCACTTTCATCCATGTTTTTAAAAACTTCTGCGAACGGTTTCCTTAAAACATCTTGACTTTCCATCTTCTCTAACTGAGCCATAGCCCGATTATAAATGATACTATTTCCGTCTGGGTCCACTACATGAATGCCTTCATCCATGGCTTGCAAAATTTTTTGCAGAACCT
Proteins encoded in this window:
- a CDS encoding sigma-54 interaction domain-containing protein encodes the protein MKNKEYIQVLQKILQAMDEGIHVVDPDGNSIIYNRAMAQLEKMESQDVLRKPFAEVFKNMDESESTLMKAILHRKATLKKEQTYLNKDGKEITTVNTTFPMVVEGKLIAAIEIAKNITDIQKMSHTILELRKEIDCPEEAKELKIKKYNFDNLYGKNEKFSETVALAKKAAKSSASVLIFGETGTGKELIAQSIHFDSPRKHKPFLAQNCAALPANLLEGLLFGTAKGGFTGAVDRVGLFEQADGGTLLLDEINSMHYELQGKLLRVLQEDYIRTVGGTKDIPIDVRIIATINEPAEELIESGKFRKDLFYRLNIVPINIPPLRERRDDILLLTNRFMEKHNEKYGKQMWMLSEQAKEKLLDYDYPGNVRELENIIMGAISMAEDNEHVLMPEHLIINRRKSVAHQGIYEIQEGLDLYLEGIEREIIEHALVTEGGNISKAANRLKIKRQTLQHKIKKYKMNME